One Henriciella litoralis genomic window carries:
- a CDS encoding M23 family metallopeptidase: MRKCFFAGLSALYLFIAACSTTPAPIRHGGPPPPTLKPPLAISSTASVMAEQGPFQPDVDLYLCPNSTITNAFETDERYRVLNFHPVVLVDGKVVLTPVPTNNACMTSGFGHRMGRTHKGLDFRSQPPGMVYSAAPGSIREARYSSSYGNTVLIDHGQGIYTRYAHLNNIEPGVVAGLPIGFGQPLGIMGTTGNSTGIHLHFEVLTGTYSAVGSSSNLTSRNPLSFPPYMGQGGS, translated from the coding sequence ATGAGAAAGTGCTTTTTTGCGGGCCTGTCGGCTCTGTACCTGTTTATCGCGGCGTGCAGCACAACGCCCGCGCCGATCCGTCATGGTGGGCCGCCCCCTCCTACACTGAAACCCCCTCTGGCGATCAGTTCGACCGCGTCGGTCATGGCCGAACAGGGGCCGTTTCAGCCGGATGTGGACCTTTATCTCTGTCCGAACAGCACGATTACAAATGCTTTCGAAACCGATGAGCGCTATCGGGTTTTGAATTTTCACCCGGTCGTCCTGGTCGATGGCAAAGTGGTCCTGACGCCGGTGCCGACCAACAATGCCTGTATGACCTCCGGGTTCGGTCATCGCATGGGACGCACCCATAAGGGGCTCGATTTCAGATCGCAGCCGCCGGGTATGGTGTACTCAGCCGCGCCAGGGTCGATCCGCGAAGCGCGCTATAGCAGCAGCTATGGAAATACGGTGCTGATCGATCACGGGCAGGGCATCTATACCCGCTACGCTCATCTCAATAATATTGAGCCTGGTGTCGTGGCCGGCCTGCCAATCGGGTTTGGACAGCCTCTGGGAATCATGGGCACGACGGGCAACAGCACCGGCATTCACCTGCACTTCGAGGTGCTGACGGGGACCTATTCGGCGGTTGGAAGTTCCTCCAATCTGACCTCGCGAAACCCGCTATCATTCCCGCCCTATATGGGGCAGGGCGGATCATAA